A genomic segment from Gopherus evgoodei ecotype Sinaloan lineage chromosome 6, rGopEvg1_v1.p, whole genome shotgun sequence encodes:
- the HTR1A gene encoding 5-hydroxytryptamine receptor 1A: MDVANTTTSPTEQSSARGQGAAVTLSYQLLTSLFLGTLILCALLGNACVIAAIALERSLQNVANYLIGSLAVTDLMVSVLVLPMAALYQVLNKWTLGQVTCDIFISLDVLCCTSSILHLCAIALDRYWAITDPIDYVNKRTPRRAAVLISLTWLIGFLISIPPMLGWRTPEDRSDPDACTISKDHGYTIYSTFGAFYIPLLLMLVLYGRIFRAARFRIRKTFKKAEKKKITDTCLTVYPDSPQKKSNGEPSKSWKRTVEPKPNACVNGAVRHGEAGAALEVIEVQHYHNSSKTHLPLPSDPCSTPLAPSFEKKNERSTEAKRKMALARERKTVKTLGIIMGTFILCWLPFFIVALVLPFCDSECYMPDWLGAVINWLGYSNSLLNPVIYAYFNKDFQSAFKKIIKCKFCRQ, translated from the coding sequence ATGGATGTGGCCAACACCACTACCTCCCCCACCGAGCAGTCCTCTGCCAGGGGCCAGGGCGCCGCGGTGACCCTCAGCTACCAGCTCCTCACCTCCCTCTTCCTGGGCACCCTCATCCTCTGCGCCCTGCTGGGCAACGCCTGTGTGATCGCGGCCATAGCCCTGGAGCGCTCTCTGCAGAACGTGGCCAACTATCTCATAGGCTCCCTGGCCGTCACCGACCTGATGGTGTCCGTGCTGGTGCTCCCCATGGCCGCCCTCTACCAGGTGCTGAACAAGTGGACGCTGGGACAGGTTACCTGCGATATCTTCATCTCCCTGGACGTGCTGTGCTGCACCTCCTCCATCCTCCACCTGTGCGCCATCGCCCTGGACAGGTACTGGGCCATCACCGACCCCATAGACTATGTCAACAAGCGGACTCCCAGGCGGGCGGCTGTGCTCATCAGCCTGACCTGGCTCATCGGCTTCTTGATATCCATCCCGCCCATGCTGGGCTGGCGGACGCCCGAGGACAGGTCGGACCCCGACGCCTGCACCATCAGCAAGGACCACGGGTACACCATCTACTCCACCTTCGGCGCCTTCTACATCCCCCTGCTGCTGATGCTGGTGCTCTACGGACGGATCTTCAGGGCGGCCCGGTTCCGGATCCGCAAGACATTCAAGAAAGCGGAGAAGAAGAAGATCACCGACACCTGCCTGACGGTCTACCCGGACAGCCCGCAGAAGAAAAGCAACGGGGAGCCCAGCAAGAGCTGGAAGCGGACGGTGGAGCCCAAGCCCAACGCGTGTGTCAACGGGGCCGTGAGGCACGGGGAGGCTGGAGCCGCTCTGGAGGTCATCGAGGTCCAGCACTATCACAACTCCTCCAAAACCCATCTGCCCCTGCCCAGCGACCCCTGCAGCACCCCGCTGGCCCCGTCCTTCGAGAAGAAGAACGAGAGGAGCACCGAGGCCAAGAGGAAGATGGCTCTGGCCAGGGAAAGGAAAACGGTCAAAACCCTGGGCATCATCATGGGCACGTTCatcctctgctggctgcccttcttCATCGTGGCCCTGGTCTTGCCCTTTTGTGACAGTGAGTGCTACATGCCGGACTGGCTGGGGGCTGTCATCAACTGGCTGGGCTACTCCAACTCCCTCCTCAACCCCGTCATCTACGCCTATTTCAACAAAGATTTCCAAAGTGCTTTTAAGAAAATTATCAAGTGCAAGTTTTGCAGGCAGTGA